A single region of the Triticum dicoccoides isolate Atlit2015 ecotype Zavitan chromosome 2B, WEW_v2.0, whole genome shotgun sequence genome encodes:
- the LOC119364151 gene encoding nudix hydrolase 13, mitochondrial-like, translated as MASEKLVARKGRLRQRYDNEYRLVAGCVPYRVDKDGQLEVLMVSTANRDDLVFPKGGWEDDEDVYEAACREALEEAGVRGNINRNPLGLWVFRSKSRQSLGQSSDSPQGACKGHVFALEVTEELKQWPEQETHGRRWLSPADAYGLCRYDWMREALTALLDLCSTASSPIPVAAAVAVSTAAPELNEHSGMCISMMLMKPVDSADRAVALC; from the exons ATGGCATCTGAGAAGCTCGTCGCGAGGAAAGGCAGGCTCAGGCAGCGCTACGACAACGAGTACCGCCTCGTCGCCGG GTGCGTCCCGTACCGCGTGGACAAAGATGGGCAGCTCGAGGTTCTCATGGTCTCCACAGCCAACAGGGACGATCTCGTCTTCCCCAAG GGCGGCTGGGAGGACGACGAGGACGTCTATGAGGCGGCATGCCGCGAGGCGCTGGAGGAGGCCGGAGTCAGGGGCAACATCAAT AGAAACCCGCTGGGCTTGTGGGTGTTCAGGAGCAAGAGCAGACAGAGCCTGGGCCAGAGCAGCGACAGCCCGCAGGGCGCCTGCAAGGGCCACGTCTTCGCGCTGGAGGTCACCGAGGAGCTCAAGCAATGGCCGGAGCAGGAAACCCACGGAAGGCGATGGCTCTCCCCAGCGGACGCGTACGGGCTCTGCCGGTACGACTGGATGCGCGAGGCGCTGACGGCATTGCTGGATCTTTGTTCGACGGCATCGTCGCCGATCCCTGTAGCGGCGGCGGTGGCCGTGAGCACTGCGGCGCCGGAGCTGAACGAGCACTCTGGCATGTGCATAAGCATGATGCTGATGAAACCGGTGGACTCCGCGGATCGAGCGGTGGCGCTGTGCTGA